ACTAAATTTTACCGTAACAAAAAAATATCTCCGACTTaatttagattataaattttgaaatcaCATTTATTTAGATTACAGGGACCGCGTTATATTTGCATATCGGATTCTCAGTCAACCTTTATAGTTGCCCCCTATTATATATATCCATATTTACCCCCTCAAACTATTCCATTACTATTTCCCTCAAATGAGGACTCTCTTtttctcatcatcaaaatcatcttCTTCACATGATTATTCATCATCTCCATCATCCATCATCTCTAGTACTCACACTTTTTGTGAATCTTTAATTGAGGAAACAATACAAAATTCTCAATCAATTATCACAAAATGGGACCTTGATCCATCCTCAGCCTCCGCCTCTTACAACAGAGTTGCTAATCTGTTTCGTGATCATCCTGAAGAAGCCAAACGCCTTCTTAAAGCTGTTAAAGACTTACAACACGCGATGCAATTCGTTATCAAAGATAGTTCAAACTCTAAAGTCCTGGTTCGAGCTCATGATCTCATGCAAATTGCCATGAAGAGACTTCAGAAAGAATTCTACACTATTTTATCAGGGAGTAGCTACTTTCTTGATCATGAAACTGTGTCGTCATCAAGGCATTCAAGATCATCAATTGAAAACGAAGTTTTGGGATTTGTCATGGCTGATTTGAAATCCATTGCTGACTGTATGATTAATGCTGGTTATGGAAAAGAATGCGTAAAAATTTACAAACTTAATCGAAAATCAGTCATCGATGAGACTTTATATAACTTGGGAATAGGAAAATTGAGCAGTTCGCAGGTTCAGAAAATGGATTGGGAGTTACTAGAGATAAAAATCACCAATTGGTTGAGCTCCGTGAAAGTTGCTATTAATGCTTTGTTCTGTGGAGAAAAGATTCTCTGCGATTACGTGTTCTCTTCCTCTGACAACATCAGAGAATCGTGTTTCTCGGAGATTGCTAAAGATGGTGCTTTGTCTCTGTTCTTGTTTCCGGAAATGATGATGAAATACAAGAAGAAGTTGTTGTCACTGGAGAAAATGTTTAGAATTTTAGATCTTTATGATGCTGTTTACGAGGTCTGGATTGAACTGGAACTGATGTTCAGTTCTGATTTGATACCGGTAGTCGAAGCTAAAGCAATGTCATTACTGGGTAAGCTTGGTGATGCTGTAAGAGCTATGTTGTTGGAGTTTGAAACAGCCATTCAGAAAGATTCATCCAAGGTGGTGCAGGGTGGGGGAATTCACCCGTTAACTCGGTACGTAATGAATTACCTTGTTTtccttggtgattatagtggggCGATGTGTGGTATAATCGTCGATTACTCCCCAGTGTCATTACAAATGATACCAGAGTCTTGCTGCTTGAGTCCAACATCGGGGGATGGGAACTCTTCCCCATCCCCTGCTATTGTAGTACGGCTCGCGTGGCTCGTTCTGGTCCTTCTATGTAAACTTGATGGTAAAACACAACTATACAAGGACGTGGAGTTGTCTTATTTGTTCTTGGCGAACAACTTAAACTACGTTGTTTCGAAAGTTAGGGAAT
The Capsicum annuum cultivar UCD-10X-F1 chromosome 6, UCD10Xv1.1, whole genome shotgun sequence DNA segment above includes these coding regions:
- the LOC107875120 gene encoding exocyst complex component EXO70H1, translated to MRTLFFSSSKSSSSHDYSSSPSSIISSTHTFCESLIEETIQNSQSIITKWDLDPSSASASYNRVANLFRDHPEEAKRLLKAVKDLQHAMQFVIKDSSNSKVLVRAHDLMQIAMKRLQKEFYTILSGSSYFLDHETVSSSRHSRSSIENEVLGFVMADLKSIADCMINAGYGKECVKIYKLNRKSVIDETLYNLGIGKLSSSQVQKMDWELLEIKITNWLSSVKVAINALFCGEKILCDYVFSSSDNIRESCFSEIAKDGALSLFLFPEMMMKYKKKLLSLEKMFRILDLYDAVYEVWIELELMFSSDLIPVVEAKAMSLLGKLGDAVRAMLLEFETAIQKDSSKVVQGGGIHPLTRYVMNYLVFLGDYSGAMCGIIVDYSPVSLQMIPESCCLSPTSGDGNSSPSPAIVVRLAWLVLVLLCKLDGKTQLYKDVELSYLFLANNLNYVVSKVRESNLKLILGSEWISKHEMKVKEYMSKYERIGWSKVFTAASIPENLTSEISLTEVKECFNKFNSSFEDVCRTQNSWVIPDSKLRDQVKLSLASKIVPMYQVFYEMYRGELARTGTEMESIVRYAPDDLQNYLSDLFYSVSVSDGSMRWSGSYLTSTSSSLSKGDTKEKSLCR